In a genomic window of Polycladomyces abyssicola:
- the mreD gene encoding rod shape-determining protein MreD, producing the protein MYRAVFVGCLFFLLVLEGTVLQWVLPQAWGSTIVIVPQLVVAGVVILSLFRGERAGLIYGFGFGLLYDVVYGPVLGMHAFTMAAVGYFAGLISRQFAPGAIVSLLTTSLSITVHLIMTYGLFRLFGLTDMDWNQALVYHVAPSVVFNVVAALPVDRVFRWVNQKWDTRSLSFD; encoded by the coding sequence GTGTATCGCGCAGTCTTCGTCGGGTGCCTTTTCTTTTTATTGGTGTTGGAAGGAACGGTGTTGCAATGGGTGCTTCCCCAGGCTTGGGGAAGCACTATTGTGATTGTTCCCCAATTGGTGGTGGCCGGTGTGGTCATTCTCTCACTGTTTCGTGGGGAACGAGCCGGACTGATTTACGGTTTCGGTTTCGGTCTGTTGTATGATGTTGTGTATGGTCCGGTCCTTGGCATGCACGCATTTACAATGGCGGCAGTCGGCTATTTCGCCGGTCTCATTTCCCGTCAATTCGCCCCCGGTGCGATCGTGTCGTTACTGACCACGTCACTCAGTATCACGGTCCATCTGATCATGACATACGGTTTGTTTCGTCTGTTTGGATTGACGGATATGGATTGGAATCAGGCTTTGGTTTATCACGTCGCGCCGTCCGTGGTGTTCAATGTTGTAGCCGCCCTCCCTGTCGACCGTGTGTTTCGGTGGGTGAACCAGAAATGGGATACCCGTTCCCTTTCATTTGATTGA